A portion of the Alkalilimnicola sp. S0819 genome contains these proteins:
- a CDS encoding RNA recognition motif domain-containing protein — protein sequence MKSIYVGNLPFSATEDEVRDLFAAFGEVQKVNLINDRETGRPRGFGFVEMDDADAERAIEALNGQDMGGRPLRINEAQPKRPMGGGGHRRF from the coding sequence ATGAAGTCGATTTACGTAGGCAACCTCCCCTTCAGCGCCACCGAAGACGAGGTGCGCGACCTGTTCGCCGCCTTCGGCGAAGTACAGAAGGTCAACCTGATCAATGACCGGGAAACCGGCCGCCCCCGCGGTTTCGGTTTCGTGGAGATGGACGACGCCGATGCGGAAAGGGCCATCGAAGCACTCAACGGCCAGGACATGGGCGGCCGCCCCCTGCGCATCAACGAAGCCCAGCCCAAGCGCCCCATGGGCGGCGGCGGCCATCGCCGCTTCTAA